One Nitrospira sp. genomic region harbors:
- a CDS encoding chemotaxis protein CheV has translation MSTLINEIDARTRLAGANQMELLLFKLGTNEIFGINVFKVREVMKLPELTQIPEADSRIVGMANIRGIMVPVVGLKRSLGLGTEHEGQVGGPPGTNPYLIVSEYNGSLQGFLVAGVDRIIRFSWSAIKTPPAIVRENNKGAVTAVTMLEDGRMVLILDVEKVLNDICPRSDDEVFAGMVAAPALKSKCMLFADDSSVARMQIRKALERLEMSYIMATTGGEAWAKLQALADQATAEGKERVDQIQCILSDIEMPEMDGFTLTKHIRADSRLAHLPVMLHSSLTGACNMEKGRAVGATDYITKFDAKMLGEKLAFHIEESNQQAQKAA, from the coding sequence ATGTCCACTCTCATCAATGAAATCGATGCTCGAACCAGATTGGCCGGGGCCAATCAGATGGAATTGCTGCTGTTTAAACTTGGTACTAACGAAATCTTCGGGATCAACGTGTTTAAGGTTCGTGAAGTGATGAAATTGCCCGAGCTCACTCAGATTCCGGAGGCAGACAGCCGCATCGTGGGGATGGCCAATATTCGCGGAATCATGGTTCCCGTGGTGGGCCTTAAACGAAGCTTGGGATTGGGAACGGAACACGAGGGTCAGGTGGGAGGCCCGCCCGGAACAAATCCCTATTTGATCGTGTCGGAATACAACGGGAGCTTGCAAGGATTCCTGGTCGCCGGCGTCGATCGGATCATTCGCTTCTCATGGTCAGCCATCAAGACGCCCCCGGCGATTGTCAGAGAAAACAACAAAGGCGCGGTCACAGCCGTCACGATGCTTGAGGACGGTCGGATGGTCCTCATTTTGGACGTGGAAAAAGTGTTGAACGACATTTGCCCCCGTTCGGACGATGAGGTGTTTGCGGGTATGGTGGCCGCTCCGGCGCTTAAATCGAAGTGCATGTTGTTCGCCGACGATTCATCCGTCGCCCGGATGCAGATTCGTAAGGCGTTGGAACGTCTCGAGATGTCCTACATCATGGCGACCACCGGAGGAGAAGCCTGGGCAAAACTGCAAGCACTCGCAGATCAGGCGACGGCGGAAGGCAAGGAGCGAGTGGATCAGATCCAATGTATCCTCAGCGATATTGAGATGCCGGAAATGGATGGATTCACATTGACCAAGCACATTCGTGCCGACTCGCGGCTGGCGCACTTGCCCGTCATGTTGCACTCCTCCTTAACCGGTGCCTGCAACATGGAAAAGGGGAGAGCCGTCGGGGCGACCGATTACATCACCAAGTTCGACGCCAAGATGTTGGGTGAGAAACTCGCATTCCATATCGAGGAGTCCAACCAGCAGGCGCAGAAGGCCGCATAA
- a CDS encoding chemotaxis protein CheW, with protein sequence MEEKTGDDLLQFVICLIGSEEFAVDVLSVQEINRIVEVTRVPKTPPYVEGVINLRGRIIPVLDLRKLFGLSGAQQTTQTRIVVVSVQARLVGLIVDSVEEVLRVPRSAIEPPPSVGTMAGAEFTQGVGRIDDRLLILVDLSRLLLAREAA encoded by the coding sequence CTGGAGGAGAAGACCGGTGACGATCTGCTGCAGTTCGTGATTTGCCTGATCGGTAGCGAAGAGTTCGCGGTGGATGTCCTGAGTGTACAGGAGATCAACCGGATCGTGGAGGTCACGCGAGTCCCAAAGACGCCTCCCTATGTGGAGGGAGTCATCAATCTGCGGGGCCGCATCATTCCCGTACTGGACCTGAGAAAACTGTTTGGCCTGAGCGGAGCCCAACAGACCACGCAGACGCGTATCGTGGTGGTCTCGGTACAGGCACGACTGGTCGGGCTGATCGTGGATTCAGTGGAAGAGGTCTTGCGGGTGCCGAGAAGCGCCATTGAGCCGCCGCCTTCGGTCGGCACAATGGCCGGGGCTGAATTCACCCAGGGGGTCGGACGGATCGATGACCGGCTCCTCATTCTGGTGGATCTGAGTCGGCTGCTCTTAGCCCGGGAAGCAGCGTAG
- a CDS encoding OmpA family protein, with protein sequence MAKKKHEEHENHERWLVSYADFITLLFAFFVVMYSVSSVNEGKYRTVSDSIKAALNPVNSTPSSRLPFAVGDAKPKMINPDMSSANEPVIRRMKEIMKKIHPSLALEMPDIKIIETGNGTIMISLPESILFTSGEARVRPEALPFLKSLAQILIEMDRHVRILGHTDNVPIRTAQFPSNWELSAVRAVMVVRIFSELYEVPISHLSATGFADSKPVASNDTPEGRTKNRRVEIIILEKSLSEETLDSMLPGNTPPAQPL encoded by the coding sequence ATGGCGAAGAAGAAACACGAAGAACACGAAAACCACGAACGCTGGCTGGTGTCCTATGCGGACTTCATCACGTTGCTGTTCGCCTTTTTCGTGGTCATGTATTCCGTCTCGTCCGTCAACGAGGGCAAGTATCGAACGGTGAGCGACTCGATCAAAGCGGCATTGAATCCGGTGAACAGCACGCCGTCCAGCCGCTTGCCTTTCGCCGTCGGCGACGCGAAGCCGAAGATGATCAATCCCGACATGTCCAGCGCCAACGAACCGGTCATCAGGCGGATGAAAGAGATCATGAAAAAGATTCATCCGTCGCTCGCGCTGGAAATGCCGGATATCAAAATTATCGAAACCGGCAACGGGACCATCATGATTTCCCTGCCTGAATCGATTCTCTTTACGAGCGGAGAAGCACGGGTGCGTCCCGAGGCCTTACCGTTTCTGAAATCCCTGGCTCAGATTCTGATCGAGATGGATCGGCATGTCCGTATCCTGGGTCATACCGACAATGTGCCGATCAGGACCGCGCAATTCCCATCGAACTGGGAACTGTCGGCGGTCCGGGCCGTCATGGTCGTCCGGATTTTTTCCGAACTCTATGAAGTGCCGATTTCACACCTCTCAGCCACTGGATTCGCCGACTCCAAACCAGTCGCAAGCAACGACACGCCTGAAGGCCGGACGAAAAACCGTCGGGTTGAAATTATTATTCTGGAGAAGAGCCTGAGCGAGGAGACTCTCGATTCCATGTTGCCGGGCAATACCCCCCCGGCTCAACCGCTCTAA
- a CDS encoding flagellar motor protein, translated as MDIATILGVVIAIGSILGGQALEGGHVGSVLQLTAFIIVMGGTIGACCVQNPLSVVLKSISMVSLALTNPPHDVKGTITQILDLANVSRKQGLLALEGKIKDLHDPFFKKGIQLIVDGTDPKLLQEILEIEVEHHEEEGVHAAKVWEAAGGYAPTVGILGAVLGLIHVMENLADPSKLGGGIAVAFVATVYGVGAANLFFLPIGNKMKFKLKEEAGLRTMVIMGLVGLAQGENPRLLQEKLESFLPPHERSKEDKK; from the coding sequence GTGGATATCGCAACAATCTTAGGTGTCGTCATCGCGATCGGCTCCATCCTGGGCGGCCAGGCGCTCGAAGGCGGCCATGTCGGATCAGTCCTCCAACTGACGGCGTTTATCATCGTCATGGGTGGAACGATCGGCGCCTGTTGCGTTCAGAACCCGCTGTCTGTGGTCTTGAAGTCCATCAGCATGGTCTCGCTGGCGCTGACCAATCCTCCTCACGACGTGAAAGGGACGATTACACAGATCCTCGACCTGGCCAACGTGTCGCGCAAGCAGGGGTTACTCGCGTTGGAAGGGAAAATAAAGGACCTGCACGATCCGTTTTTTAAAAAAGGCATCCAGCTGATCGTCGATGGCACCGACCCGAAACTGCTTCAGGAAATCCTGGAAATCGAGGTCGAACACCATGAAGAGGAAGGCGTCCATGCGGCCAAGGTTTGGGAAGCCGCCGGCGGATATGCGCCCACCGTCGGAATTCTCGGGGCCGTCCTCGGGTTGATTCACGTGATGGAGAACCTGGCCGACCCGTCAAAACTCGGCGGCGGTATCGCCGTTGCTTTCGTCGCAACGGTCTATGGCGTCGGCGCCGCGAATCTGTTCTTCCTGCCGATCGGCAACAAGATGAAGTTCAAACTGAAAGAAGAAGCCGGCTTGCGGACCATGGTCATTATGGGGCTCGTCGGCCTGGCTCAGGGCGAAAACCCCCGGCTCTTACAGGAAAAGCTCGAGAGTTTCCTCCCTCCGCACGAGCGAAGTAAAGAAGACAAGAAATAA
- a CDS encoding protein phosphatase CheZ yields the protein MAQPQAATKKQIAVNDDEQEAKAPDTKLYEELGELARFIDTTMKTLSEFSAPVNASTEQLPQAQTHLLNLKTQTEQGTHRVMLEVEAIQDNHAQISKMLKEMTQTLQQAKVSPALIQQMHTLGQTLGQDDKRLLDIMTALSFQDLVAQSVNKLVTILDEVEHKLLQLVVVFGPYQKQAAKADQGKASEMLKQLEATKNTSMDQDLADEILKQFGFN from the coding sequence ATGGCACAACCACAGGCGGCGACAAAAAAACAGATTGCGGTCAATGACGATGAGCAGGAAGCGAAGGCGCCTGACACGAAACTCTACGAGGAGCTGGGAGAACTCGCCCGGTTCATCGATACCACGATGAAGACGCTCTCCGAATTCAGCGCCCCGGTCAATGCATCGACGGAGCAGTTACCTCAAGCGCAGACCCACCTTCTCAATCTGAAAACCCAGACCGAACAGGGCACACATCGGGTCATGCTTGAAGTGGAGGCCATCCAGGACAACCATGCCCAGATCAGCAAGATGCTGAAGGAGATGACACAGACCCTCCAGCAAGCGAAGGTTTCCCCCGCGCTCATACAACAGATGCACACACTGGGGCAGACGCTGGGACAAGACGACAAGCGGTTGCTCGATATTATGACGGCGCTGTCCTTCCAGGACCTGGTGGCGCAAAGCGTCAACAAACTCGTCACGATTCTGGATGAAGTCGAGCATAAACTCCTTCAACTCGTGGTGGTCTTCGGTCCCTATCAAAAGCAGGCTGCGAAGGCCGATCAGGGCAAAGCCAGCGAAATGTTGAAGCAACTGGAAGCAACGAAGAATACGTCGATGGATCAGGATCTCGCGGACGAAATCTTGAAGCAATTCGGTTTTAACTGA
- a CDS encoding helix-turn-helix domain-containing protein, translated as MNDAITATTKVNLDGASPSDSEILTVLEVARFLRVPKSTVYKLARLGQLPASKIGKHWRFLRRDIHDWMHNRTQQN; from the coding sequence ATGAACGATGCCATCACAGCAACAACCAAAGTGAACCTCGACGGTGCATCGCCTTCGGATAGCGAAATTCTAACCGTGTTGGAAGTGGCGCGCTTTCTGCGCGTGCCCAAGTCCACGGTCTATAAGCTCGCGCGCCTCGGACAACTGCCGGCGTCAAAAATCGGAAAGCATTGGCGGTTTCTCCGACGCGATATCCACGACTGGATGCACAACCGAACTCAGCAGAACTGA
- a CDS encoding chemotaxis response regulator protein-glutamate methylesterase, protein MALPQIQAQRATNPVRVLVVDDSAFMRKSLTTMLEEGKQIHVVGVARNGEEAIQQVQQLKPDVVTMDVEMPGMTGLQALQQIMSKFPVPVIMVSSITVEGAQETLQALEWGAVDFVPKQLDGVVSKIADIQQQLVSKVLAARYAGAKLKRMPVTGSVKPGVMPAKALSSQSVSVTRGTKLIAIGCSTGGPQALFEIIPTIPADFPAGIVIVQHMPKSFTKPFAERLNNLSPLDVREAVDGDEVKPGRVLVAPGGMQFRIVKKTITSSVVKLSPNVENHPHAPSVDIMLKSVAALYGERTIGVILTGMGHDGLEGMKAIKAAKGRTVAQDEASSVVYGMPKAVVEAGCAEKVVSLSKVVGEIMNMV, encoded by the coding sequence ATGGCGCTTCCACAGATACAGGCACAACGTGCAACGAATCCGGTCCGCGTCTTGGTCGTGGACGACTCGGCCTTCATGCGAAAAAGCCTGACGACCATGCTCGAAGAGGGCAAACAGATTCACGTTGTGGGCGTCGCACGGAACGGCGAAGAAGCGATTCAACAAGTCCAGCAGTTGAAACCCGATGTCGTCACGATGGATGTGGAAATGCCGGGGATGACGGGCCTGCAGGCGTTGCAGCAGATCATGTCGAAATTCCCTGTGCCGGTCATTATGGTCAGTTCGATTACCGTCGAAGGCGCTCAAGAAACCCTGCAGGCGTTGGAATGGGGTGCGGTTGATTTTGTGCCGAAACAACTCGATGGTGTCGTGTCCAAGATTGCGGACATTCAGCAACAGCTGGTCTCCAAAGTTCTGGCCGCCAGATATGCCGGCGCGAAACTGAAAAGGATGCCGGTGACGGGAAGCGTGAAGCCAGGCGTTATGCCGGCCAAAGCGTTAAGCAGCCAATCGGTGAGTGTGACTCGTGGCACCAAGCTCATAGCCATCGGCTGTTCGACAGGCGGACCCCAAGCGCTGTTTGAAATCATCCCGACGATTCCTGCGGATTTTCCGGCCGGCATCGTCATCGTCCAGCACATGCCGAAGTCCTTTACCAAACCGTTTGCCGAGCGACTGAACAATCTATCCCCATTGGATGTGCGGGAAGCCGTCGACGGCGATGAAGTGAAACCCGGCCGTGTGCTCGTCGCTCCCGGTGGGATGCAGTTTCGCATCGTCAAGAAAACAATTACGAGTTCAGTCGTCAAGTTATCGCCCAATGTGGAAAACCATCCTCACGCTCCGTCGGTCGACATCATGTTGAAATCCGTGGCGGCGCTGTACGGCGAACGCACGATCGGGGTGATCTTGACCGGGATGGGACACGACGGACTGGAGGGGATGAAAGCGATCAAGGCAGCGAAGGGGCGGACCGTGGCGCAAGACGAGGCATCGAGTGTCGTGTACGGCATGCCGAAAGCCGTCGTCGAGGCCGGATGTGCTGAGAAAGTGGTTTCGCTGTCCAAAGTGGTCGGCGAAATCATGAATATGGTGTGA
- a CDS encoding DUF3365 domain-containing protein, which translates to MMKSMTIGPKFILSISVAAFIAIAIGLFVLYQQEEDKMDTMLVGRAQVLSQQILIGRAYIATNYAAKIKKSKAGSEIQVLKEHAGNADAIPVPATAVREMGEEATRSGMYSARLVSQNPMNSSNSPKDNFENEAIRAIMAGAESYARRDDINGVPTFRRAVVDKATTAACLSCHTSNQVGDTLGMLSVALPMGPAIALSSKSMWQTGGLMAGVVVIIMAITYFLLRTIVLQPLAKMSDISRDIAKGEGDLTKRVPAEGNDEIAHMGKYFNEFIEKLQNMIKKVAHVTDKVASASVELSATAEEISKGTDTLTSRASQTAAAVEEMNATVGQVAQNSGKAASLAQDTVKTAQEGGTVVSSTISGMQQLSEAVSNSATIISDLGKSSDQIGEIVRTIEDIADQTNLLALNAAIEAARAGEQGRGFAVVADEVRKLAERTTKATKEIGDMIRQIQHDTRGAVDSMQQGTQKVTAGVDLVNKTGEALSQIVRMVSESADMIRQIAVASEQQSVATQQIASDIENVAKVTKESSSGAHESAKASQDLSQLAVELQGIVGGFKL; encoded by the coding sequence ATGATGAAGAGTATGACCATTGGACCCAAGTTCATATTGTCGATTTCTGTGGCGGCGTTCATCGCGATCGCCATCGGACTTTTCGTGTTGTATCAGCAAGAAGAAGATAAGATGGACACCATGCTGGTCGGGCGTGCCCAAGTGTTATCGCAGCAAATCTTGATCGGGCGGGCCTACATCGCCACCAACTATGCCGCCAAGATTAAGAAATCGAAGGCTGGCTCTGAAATCCAGGTGCTTAAAGAGCATGCGGGAAACGCGGACGCGATTCCGGTTCCGGCCACCGCGGTTCGAGAAATGGGGGAAGAAGCCACCAGGTCGGGAATGTATAGCGCCAGACTCGTGAGTCAGAACCCCATGAACTCCTCAAATTCCCCGAAAGACAATTTCGAGAACGAAGCGATCAGGGCCATTATGGCCGGAGCCGAGAGCTACGCTCGACGGGATGATATCAACGGAGTACCGACCTTTCGCCGTGCGGTCGTAGATAAGGCGACGACGGCGGCTTGCCTCAGCTGCCATACGAGCAATCAGGTCGGCGACACGCTCGGCATGTTGAGCGTGGCCTTGCCGATGGGCCCCGCCATTGCGCTGTCCAGTAAATCCATGTGGCAGACCGGCGGCCTGATGGCCGGCGTGGTCGTGATCATCATGGCGATCACCTATTTCCTGCTCCGCACGATCGTGCTGCAACCTTTGGCAAAAATGAGCGACATTTCTCGCGACATCGCCAAGGGCGAGGGCGACCTTACCAAGCGTGTGCCGGCTGAGGGCAACGATGAAATCGCTCACATGGGCAAGTACTTCAATGAGTTCATTGAAAAGTTGCAGAACATGATCAAAAAGGTCGCCCACGTGACGGACAAAGTGGCGTCCGCCTCGGTGGAATTATCCGCGACCGCTGAAGAGATTTCAAAGGGCACCGACACCTTGACCTCGCGCGCGTCTCAAACCGCTGCTGCGGTGGAGGAGATGAATGCGACCGTCGGCCAGGTTGCGCAGAACTCCGGCAAAGCGGCCAGTCTGGCGCAAGACACCGTGAAAACCGCTCAAGAAGGCGGAACCGTCGTGTCGAGCACCATCTCGGGTATGCAACAGTTGTCTGAAGCCGTGTCGAATTCGGCGACGATTATCTCTGATCTCGGCAAATCGTCCGACCAAATCGGCGAGATCGTGCGCACGATCGAAGACATCGCCGACCAGACCAATTTGCTGGCCTTGAACGCGGCAATCGAAGCGGCTCGAGCCGGTGAACAGGGTCGGGGATTCGCCGTGGTGGCCGATGAAGTCCGAAAACTCGCTGAACGGACGACCAAAGCGACCAAGGAAATCGGCGATATGATCCGCCAAATCCAGCACGATACACGGGGAGCCGTGGACTCGATGCAACAGGGTACACAGAAAGTCACGGCCGGTGTGGATCTGGTCAATAAGACCGGTGAAGCCCTGTCGCAGATCGTGCGCATGGTCTCAGAGAGCGCCGATATGATCCGACAGATTGCGGTGGCATCGGAACAGCAGTCGGTCGCGACGCAACAGATCGCAAGCGATATTGAAAATGTGGCGAAGGTCACCAAAGAGTCGTCGTCCGGCGCACATGAGTCGGCGAAGGCCAGTCAGGACCTGAGCCAGTTGGCGGTCGAACTGCAGGGGATCGTGGGTGGATTCAAGCTCTAA
- a CDS encoding protein-glutamate O-methyltransferase CheR: protein MADTNTVRKTDLPAPKLSPDTFKQLRDLIYEKTGIFFQDNKTYLLESRLLPRLKACHCQTFESYLNFLRFDAYRDREVTELYTVITTNETYFFRDEAQLESFMKVMIPEVMKTNAGTKQLRIWSAACSTGDEPYTLALLLRDYAPLSGWTIDILGTDISENVLNIARTATYSSHSLRKVPPGMLAKYFTGKKEQQTLVPQVKDMVRFMNVNLYDRPRLKLIRGIDIVFCRNCLIYFDEKAKGQIVSDLRDALRPKGYLMIGFSETLHDTTGLFRTIHAGRSVIHEKQ from the coding sequence ATGGCCGACACCAACACGGTAAGAAAAACGGATCTCCCCGCGCCCAAGCTGTCTCCTGACACGTTCAAACAGCTCAGGGATCTGATCTATGAAAAGACGGGCATCTTCTTTCAGGACAATAAGACCTATCTGCTGGAAAGCCGGCTCCTCCCTCGATTGAAGGCCTGCCACTGTCAGACGTTCGAGAGTTATCTCAACTTCCTGCGCTTCGATGCATACCGGGACCGTGAGGTCACCGAACTCTATACGGTGATCACCACCAATGAGACCTATTTCTTCCGCGACGAGGCTCAGCTTGAGAGCTTCATGAAGGTCATGATCCCGGAAGTGATGAAGACGAACGCGGGCACAAAACAGCTCCGGATCTGGAGCGCCGCCTGCTCGACCGGCGACGAGCCCTACACCCTTGCTTTGCTGCTGCGGGACTATGCTCCGCTCTCAGGCTGGACCATCGACATCCTGGGAACTGATATCAGCGAAAATGTCCTGAACATTGCGCGGACCGCGACCTACAGTTCCCACTCCCTGCGGAAAGTCCCGCCGGGCATGCTGGCCAAATATTTCACCGGCAAGAAAGAGCAGCAGACGCTCGTGCCTCAGGTGAAGGACATGGTGCGGTTCATGAACGTGAACCTCTACGACCGCCCCAGACTCAAGCTGATCCGCGGCATCGACATCGTGTTCTGCCGCAACTGCCTGATCTATTTCGACGAAAAAGCCAAAGGGCAGATCGTGTCGGATCTGCGCGACGCCTTGCGGCCCAAAGGCTACTTGATGATCGGATTCTCAGAAACATTGCACGACACCACCGGGCTTTTCAGAACCATTCATGCGGGCCGTTCCGTCATTCATGAGAAACAGTAA
- a CDS encoding tetratricopeptide repeat protein, which translates to MNSRRHPAWYLAIALTGVVCGCAGQAPPPRSHHDATAGRIGVGAESPKSENGFSPVPPLLTADEYEHLADRSVAGRNLTVAMAQYEKALRLDPGRARVREKRGILFLERGLAEDALLEFKVIADQNPIYATAFDGEGRALVSLGRLEDAQKAFRRALTLNPQDWRAYAWLGIVAYVQERYPDALAAFQTAYSIKPEHPGLANNLGQTYVALGRYDDAIASFRLGDAHAPDHPRLTQNLIGALTLAGQHDAAEQIRRHRDHDVPTKAQHSQNTRFSE; encoded by the coding sequence ATGAATAGTCGTCGTCATCCTGCATGGTATCTTGCCATAGCTCTGACAGGTGTGGTGTGCGGGTGCGCGGGGCAAGCGCCTCCTCCGCGGAGTCATCATGACGCCACCGCCGGACGGATCGGCGTAGGGGCTGAGTCGCCGAAGTCGGAGAACGGGTTCTCGCCGGTACCCCCGCTTCTGACGGCCGATGAGTATGAGCATCTTGCAGATCGATCCGTGGCCGGGAGGAATTTGACCGTTGCGATGGCGCAGTACGAGAAAGCGTTGCGACTGGACCCGGGGCGCGCACGGGTTCGAGAGAAACGCGGCATCCTGTTTCTTGAGAGGGGATTGGCCGAGGATGCTCTTCTGGAATTCAAGGTCATAGCCGATCAAAACCCGATTTATGCTACGGCGTTCGACGGGGAGGGGCGAGCGCTGGTGAGTCTTGGCCGGTTGGAAGATGCCCAGAAGGCGTTTCGCCGCGCCCTAACTCTAAATCCGCAAGATTGGCGCGCCTATGCGTGGCTGGGCATTGTCGCCTATGTTCAGGAACGGTATCCCGATGCCCTTGCCGCATTTCAAACCGCTTACTCCATCAAGCCGGAGCATCCTGGTCTGGCCAACAACCTTGGGCAAACCTACGTCGCATTGGGGCGCTATGATGACGCGATTGCCAGTTTTCGCCTGGGTGACGCGCATGCGCCGGACCATCCACGCCTCACCCAGAATCTCATCGGTGCACTGACATTGGCCGGACAACACGATGCGGCGGAGCAGATTCGCCGGCACCGGGACCACGATGTGCCGACGAAAGCTCAGCACAGCCAGAACACACGTTTCAGCGAGTAA
- the cheY gene encoding chemotaxis response regulator CheY — MPADPNMKILVVDDMSTMRRIVKNILKQLGFNNLEEAENGQEALTKLKADTYGFVVSDWNMPVMMGIDMLRAIRADEKLKKIPVLMVTAEAQKENLMEAVQAGVSNYVVKPFTAETMQEKINKIFK; from the coding sequence ATGCCAGCCGATCCAAATATGAAGATTCTCGTCGTCGATGACATGTCCACCATGCGCCGCATCGTGAAGAATATCCTGAAGCAGCTCGGCTTCAACAATTTAGAAGAAGCCGAAAACGGGCAGGAAGCGCTGACGAAGTTAAAAGCCGACACCTATGGCTTCGTGGTGTCCGACTGGAACATGCCGGTCATGATGGGCATCGACATGCTGCGCGCCATTCGTGCCGACGAGAAGCTGAAAAAAATCCCCGTCCTGATGGTCACCGCCGAAGCGCAGAAAGAAAATCTGATGGAGGCCGTCCAGGCCGGCGTCAGCAACTATGTCGTCAAGCCGTTCACCGCCGAGACGATGCAGGAGAAGATCAACAAGATTTTCAAGTAA
- a CDS encoding chemotaxis protein CheA, with the protein MSDEMQEILNDFLTESNEMLEVLDQRFVTLESDPTNTDLLNEIFRAMHSMKGSAGFLGFNHLVDVAHRGENILNKLRQAEMAVSPAIISVILETIDVIKAIMADIRESGTDNHVATAVIASKLDDILNGTAPSEPQASAHVETSPAAPKVETSTPAQEAPATAPPTLGEILVNDGLASKEQVLDALTTQQHQPEPKTPLGEILLQAKAITERALDQALHKQEKQPKPVEEDATIRVETKRLDSVMNLVGELVLGRNRLIKIGTQLEQHHESDPQVRVLSETLAQLNLVTTDLQLAVMKTRMLPIKKVFAKLPRMVRDLSQKLNKQVHLEMRGEETELDKSVADEIGDPLVHLVRNAIDHGIETPAERQAKGKPAEGQLTIAASQEGNSIVIRINDDGRGIQVEKIKAKALAKGLISEAELATMEPREVLNLIFLPGFSTAEQVTDVSGRGVGMDVVRTNIRKINGSVDLESEAGKGSQIIIKLPLTIAIIQALMVEVERSIFAIPLSTVIEAVRISRSDIKTINGREVLHLRDRVLPLIRLAQEFDIPTDTERERFYVVVAALGDRRVGVVVDELRSQEEVVIKSIWDYLETVKGVSGATITGEGKVVLILDTSELVQNAQAWHNSGITV; encoded by the coding sequence ATGAGCGATGAAATGCAGGAAATACTGAACGACTTCCTGACCGAATCCAATGAAATGCTGGAAGTCTTGGATCAGCGATTCGTCACCCTCGAATCGGATCCCACTAACACGGACCTTCTGAACGAAATCTTTCGTGCGATGCATAGCATGAAAGGATCCGCCGGTTTTCTCGGTTTTAATCACCTGGTGGACGTCGCGCATCGCGGAGAGAACATTCTCAACAAACTGCGCCAGGCCGAAATGGCCGTCAGCCCGGCGATCATCAGCGTGATTCTTGAAACCATCGATGTCATCAAAGCGATCATGGCCGACATTCGGGAGTCGGGTACCGACAACCATGTCGCCACGGCCGTCATTGCGTCGAAACTCGACGATATCCTCAACGGCACAGCACCGAGCGAGCCTCAGGCCTCGGCACATGTGGAAACATCGCCGGCTGCGCCGAAGGTCGAAACTTCCACGCCCGCTCAGGAGGCCCCGGCGACCGCGCCGCCGACGCTGGGTGAAATTCTGGTGAACGACGGCCTGGCCTCTAAAGAACAGGTCCTCGATGCGCTGACCACCCAACAACATCAGCCGGAGCCCAAGACGCCGCTGGGCGAGATCTTGCTTCAGGCGAAAGCCATTACCGAGCGCGCCCTGGATCAGGCGCTGCACAAGCAGGAAAAACAGCCGAAGCCTGTGGAAGAGGATGCCACCATCCGCGTGGAAACCAAACGCCTCGACAGCGTGATGAATCTGGTCGGGGAGTTGGTCTTGGGTCGCAATCGTCTGATCAAAATCGGAACGCAGCTGGAACAGCACCATGAATCCGATCCGCAGGTGCGCGTGTTGAGCGAAACACTCGCGCAACTCAATCTGGTGACCACCGACTTACAGCTGGCTGTCATGAAGACGCGCATGCTGCCGATCAAGAAAGTGTTTGCCAAGTTGCCTCGCATGGTGCGTGACCTCTCGCAGAAGCTGAACAAGCAGGTTCATCTCGAAATGCGCGGAGAGGAAACTGAACTCGACAAGTCCGTCGCCGACGAAATCGGAGACCCGCTCGTGCACTTGGTGCGCAACGCCATCGATCATGGCATTGAAACTCCGGCAGAACGACAGGCCAAAGGCAAACCGGCCGAAGGTCAGCTGACCATTGCCGCCAGCCAGGAAGGCAACAGCATCGTGATCCGGATCAACGACGACGGTCGCGGGATTCAAGTCGAGAAGATCAAAGCGAAAGCGTTGGCAAAGGGGCTGATCAGCGAAGCCGAACTCGCGACGATGGAGCCTCGCGAAGTCTTGAACCTCATTTTCCTGCCTGGATTCAGCACGGCCGAACAGGTGACCGATGTGTCGGGTCGTGGCGTGGGCATGGATGTGGTACGCACCAACATTCGAAAAATCAACGGTAGTGTGGACCTCGAATCCGAAGCCGGCAAAGGCAGCCAGATCATCATCAAGCTGCCGCTCACGATTGCGATCATTCAGGCGCTCATGGTGGAAGTTGAACGCTCGATTTTCGCCATCCCGTTGAGCACCGTGATCGAAGCGGTCCGGATCTCACGTTCGGACATCAAAACGATCAACGGGCGTGAAGTGTTGCACCTGCGGGATCGAGTCTTGCCGCTAATTCGTCTGGCGCAGGAATTCGACATTCCAACCGACACGGAACGGGAGCGATTTTATGTGGTCGTCGCCGCGTTGGGCGATCGACGAGTCGGAGTGGTCGTCGACGAACTGCGCTCGCAGGAGGAAGTCGTCATCAAGTCCATCTGGGATTATCTGGAAACGGTCAAAGGCGTGTCAGGAGCCACCATTACCGGCGAGGGTAAGGTCGTGCTGATTCTGGACACTTCGGAATTGGTCCAGAACGCCCAAGCTTGGCACAACTCCGGGATAACCGTCTAA